GAGCCCGTCCGGAACCGGCCCCGCCCGCCCACGATGCTCACGCATTCACCGCACGGGCCGGGCATCAGCAGGGACTCGGCACGCGCGGCGGGCGTTTCCGGCGTGGTCAGCTTCGTCCACGTGGCCGTGGAGACGTCCAAGGCATGGAAGTCGTTGACGGTGAAGTCGTTGGGGAAGTTCTCACGCTGGCCGCCGAAGCGATAGACGACCTGGCGGTCACCCTCTGTCCGGGCGAACGAGGCGCTCGCCTCCCAGAGGGCGGGAGGGAGTTCTCCGTGCTGCGGAACAGGCTCCCAGCGAGGGCTGGCGCAGCGCCGCAGGTCCGCTCCCTTGAAGGGAGCGGCTTCGCAGCCTGGGGATGAGGAGCCACACGCGCTTGCCACAAGCAGGAGCATGAGGTGGGCTCCCACGCGGAGCAGGATCTGGGGTTTCCATGGATTGGTCCGATGCTCGAGAGGTGTACTCCCCGGGAAACTGGGCACTGTCGCAAGCAATCCGACCACTGCTTGTGAAAACGGCTTTCCCAAATCACTCACACTGACTCCCTGTGTTGCATTGTGTTGGCTGTATTGGTAGGCACCCCCTCTACACGGCGCGTCAGGCAATGGATATTGGACCTTGTGCTTACACAGCGGCCGGTTCAGCCCGGGTATCCATAGGTCCAGCACCGCGCAGCCCGGCGTCATCACCTCGGAACACTTCTCCGGCCTCGGCGGATGTCTAGAATGGGGGCGATGCGCTTCCTTTTTGCTGCCTGCGCCGCGTCCCTCCTGCTCGTCATGGCCTGCGCGCGGCCCGCGAGGGCTCTCGCTGTCCCGCCCCGAGTGCCCTTTGCTCATGCCGACGCGGATGCCCCACGCGTGGTGGGTGAGGCACTCGTCAGTGGGCCAGCCTCGCGGGAGGCACTCTCTCAGCGCTATCCCCGTCGAGAGCCGGACGCACGGCTCGTCGCCACGCTGGCGGACGTGCTCGCGGACGGAGGGAAGAGGCTCCACTGGAGTTCCCGCACGCCGGAGCAGCTCGAGTGCGAGAACGGCACGGTGCGGTTCCTCATCCAGGTCCGTACCCCTCCCCAGTGCGAGGACCGCTCTTGCCCCGCGGTCGTCTACTTCTCGGGAGGCTGCCCGCAGCCGGGATATCACTGGCGTGCGGAGTTCTTCCTGCGCGCCGGCTTCGTCTTCGCGGAGCCGGCCGTGCGTGGCGCCTCCTGCGGCGCGGACTGGGCCATGGCTGACGACGGTCCGAGGCGGTTCGAAGCCGCGACGGACCTCGAAGCGGCCAGCCGATGTCTGCGAGCTCGGCTCTCGCGCCACGGCGACGCGCCGAAGCTGGGGGCGCTCGGCTGGAGCTATGGTGGCAACCAGACCCTGCTGGCGATGACGCGCTTCGCGGGCAGCTACGATGCGGGTTTCGCCCTGGCGGCGAAGCCGGATCTGCTGTCCTTCTTCTCCCAGGCACCGGCCGAGCTGCGCCGCCGTCGCACGGCCGAGTATGGAGATCCCGTCACCCAGCCCGAGCTGCTGCGGGCCAACTCACCCATGACGTATGTGGACCGGGTGCGCAGCCCGGTCGCCCTCATGTTGGGAGGACGCGATCCCAAGGTCTCGTTGTCGGACGCGGACGCCTTTGTGCGTGCGCTCGAAGCCCGCCAGCAGGATGTCTCACTGATGATCGTGCCCGAGCACGCTCACCTCACGGAACGCCCACAGGAGGTGGTGTTCGAGCACGCCCACGTGCTCGCCTTCTTCGCGGATCGGTTCGGCATTCCACTCTCTCCAGCAGTGGGCTATTGACGGCTCGTGTTCGCCCCCGTGAGGGGGAGGAAGCGCGCGTCATCCACGTAGAAGTCTTGCGTGCCCTCCTCGGTCTCCACGTACCAGCCCTCGGGCTCCACCGACAGGCCGCGTAGCACCACCCGGTGCGGCCACGCGGGCGCCCCAGCGCCCGAGGGTGGCTCGCGCGGTGTCCGCCGTGAGGCTCCCGCGAAAGGGCGCCTGCCGTACAGCGCCTCGTAGAGCGCCACGCTGAAGCTGAACTGATCGCTGAGGGTGCTCGCCGTTCGGCCCTCGAGCTGCTCGGGGGCCTTGTAGGCCGGTGTTCCGATGAGGGCCCCCATGCGCGTCAGCGAGGGGGCGGGCACCGGCTCTTCCGGAGCGGCTCGCGGCGTCGGTGGCTCGGCCGCCTCCCGGCTGCGCGCCAGCCCGAAGTCCGTCACCCGCCCCCCAGTGCAACGCCTCGGGCCGTTACAACATCTACTCGTCGGGCTCCTGCAGTGGGAGCTGTAACCGGTTGGGCACCGGCTGCTGGGCCAACGTCACGGTCTGCTGCAACTGAGCCGGTCCGCCTCGGTCAGTGGAACAAGCCCGGGGCGCACGTTCGGTGAGGGCCCTCCCGCCACGCTCGACCGTGGGAGACGCATGAGTCAGCGCTTCTCGCTATCGAGCGTGGTCATGTGCGCGGCTGGGTAGCGGGTGCCTGCGATCGCACCGCGCGGCGCGATCGCCTCGACCTCGGCGAGTTGCTCCGCGGTCAACGGCTTCGCAGCGAGCGCTTCGTCCAGCTGCTGGATCGTACGCATTCCGAGCGTCGGCACGAACCGCGGCTGCTTGCCGAGCACCCACCCGATCGCGAGCTGACTCGCTGTGATGCCCCAACGCTTCGCGAGGCCCTGGAGACCGGCGACGATCTGGGCGTTCGCTTCGCGATTCGCCCCAGCGAACCGCGGCATGTGGGCGCGCGAGTCGTCGGCGCCAATCGAGCTGGCCGAGAGCAGTCCGCGCGACAACACGCCGTACAGAGTCGCGCCGATGCCGAGCTCCGCGAGCACGGGAAAGATCGCGTCCTCCGGATCACGACTTGCGATCGAGTACTCGATCTGGAGATCGGCGATTGGATGGACCTTCGCCGCGCGACGGATCGTCTCGGGGCCGACCTCGGACAGCCCGATCGATCGCACGTAGCCGGACTTCACCAGGTCGGCAATCGCGCCGATCGT
This genomic stretch from Hyalangium gracile harbors:
- a CDS encoding alpha/beta hydrolase family protein → MGEALVSGPASREALSQRYPRREPDARLVATLADVLADGGKRLHWSSRTPEQLECENGTVRFLIQVRTPPQCEDRSCPAVVYFSGGCPQPGYHWRAEFFLRAGFVFAEPAVRGASCGADWAMADDGPRRFEAATDLEAASRCLRARLSRHGDAPKLGALGWSYGGNQTLLAMTRFAGSYDAGFALAAKPDLLSFFSQAPAELRRRRTAEYGDPVTQPELLRANSPMTYVDRVRSPVALMLGGRDPKVSLSDADAFVRALEARQQDVSLMIVPEHAHLTERPQEVVFEHAHVLAFFADRFGIPLSPAVGY
- a CDS encoding protein kinase domain-containing protein: MTDFGLARSREAAEPPTPRAAPEEPVPAPSLTRMGALIGTPAYKAPEQLEGRTASTLSDQFSFSVALYEALYGRRPFAGASRRTPREPPSGAGAPAWPHRVVLRGLSVEPEGWYVETEEGTQDFYVDDARFLPLTGANTSRQ
- a CDS encoding aldo/keto reductase encodes the protein MHDQRTDSHSTSATAARTAPRRIALGCMGLSGAYGKTDDAQSTAVIHAAIERGVSFLDTADFYGSGHNELLIGKAIAGRRDQVQLSVKFGMLRGADKSLGGIDARPAAVKAFLSYSLVRLGTEYVDVYRPARLDPAVPIEDTIGAIADLVKSGYVRSIGLSEVGPETIRRAAKVHPIADLQIEYSIASRDPEDAIFPVLAELGIGATLYGVLSRGLLSASSIGADDSRAHMPRFAGANREANAQIVAGLQGLAKRWGITASQLAIGWVLGKQPRFVPTLGMRTIQQLDEALAAKPLTAEQLAEVEAIAPRGAIAGTRYPAAHMTTLDSEKR